From a single Nicotiana tomentosiformis chromosome 2, ASM39032v3, whole genome shotgun sequence genomic region:
- the LOC138904288 gene encoding uncharacterized protein, with amino-acid sequence MAPYEALYGKRCRSPIGWFKAGETNLLGPDLVQEAMEKVQLIRQRLLTAQSRQKSYADKRRRDLVFTIRDKVFLRVSPMKGMMRFGKRGKLSPRFIGPYEILDRVGAVAYRLALPPELSFIHPVFHVSMLRKCISDSSQALEAPAISLDEKLSYEEKPMAIVDRQIRKLRSKKIEFVKVLWRNHTVEEAT; translated from the coding sequence atggcaccgtacgAAGCATTATATGGTAAAAGATGTCGTTCTCCTATTGGATGGTTTAAAGCTGGTGAGACTAACTTATTGGGACCTGACTTAGTACAAGAAGCTATGGAAAAAGTTCAGTTGATCAGACAGAGATTGCTTACAGCTCAAAGTAGACAAAAATCTTATGCGgataagagaagaagagattTAGTGTTCACAATTCGGGACAAAGTGTTCCTACGAGTCTCTCCTATGAAAGGTATGATGCGGTTTGGGAAaagaggcaagttgagccccaggtTTATAGGACCGTATGAAATACTAGACCGAGTGGGAGCGGTGGCTTATCGTTTGGCACTTCCTCCTGAGTTGTCCTTTattcatccagtttttcatgtCTCAATGCTAAGAAAATGTATATCAGACTCATCTCAGGCGCTTGAAGCACCCGCTATATCGCTTGATGAGAAGTTGTCTTACGAGGAGAAACCGATGGCTATTGTAGATAGGCAAATAAGGAAGCTACGGTCAAAGAAAATTGAGTTCGTAAAAGTCTTATGGCGAAATCATACAGTTGAAGAAGCTACTTAG
- the LOC138904289 gene encoding uncharacterized protein, with translation MASIWYETMLLGRPAGATPLTWDELTMLFMNHFLPDSLMQKYARDFERLVQTPDMDVSTYNTKFCKLARYALYLVPTEDARLTLLEKLKTRDVMSVQLVIYVRRPRHERLSVAVLVKIERQEIRDNNNRINVTTPVCQTCGRSHLDQYRVLMGECFRCGQLGHHLRDCPQPPRNFNQASIQSAAPTQTTRNTSGATCTRNRGRGAGDRAAMNQGQGNAGRGQTRVFAFTRQDAQASNVVVTGILFVCSCDALALIDPGSTHSYVSSYFALRFSRQPELLNDPFLVATPVGESLLAEYVYRACQIRVEGRDTLADLIVLNILTLTC, from the exons ATGGCCAGTATATGGTATGAAACTATGTTGCTAGGAAGGCCAGCAGGAGCAACACCACTGACATGGGACGAGCTCACTATGTTGTTCATGAATCATTTTCTTCCAGACAGCCTGATGCAAAAATATGCTAGAGACTTTGAGAGATTGGTTCAGACTCCAGATATGGATGTGTCAACATATAACACCAAGTTTTGTAAGCTGGCTAGATATGCTTTGTACTTAGTGCCTACCGAAGATGCTCGA TTGACCTTGCTAGAAAAATTGAAAACAAGGGATGTGATGAGCGTGCAACTAGTGATTTACGTAAGAAGGCCAAGACATGAGCGTCTTTCAGTGGCAGTTTTAGTGAAAATCGAAAGGCAGGAAATCAGGGACAACAATAACAGG ATAAATGTCACTACTCCAGTCTGCCAGACTTGTGGTAGATCACATTTGGACCAATATCGTGTTCTAATGGGAGAGTGCTTTCGGTGTGGCCAGTTGGGACATCACTTGAGGGATTGCCCTCAGCCTCCAAGAAATTTTAATCAGGCTTCTATTCAATCAGCTGCACCTACTCAGACTACTCGTAATACTTCAGGTGCTACATGTACAAGAAATAGAGGTCGAGGTGCTGGAGACCGTGCTGCTATGAATCAAGGACAAGGGAATGCTGGTAGAGGTCAGACGAGAGTTTTTGCTTTTACTAGACAGGATGCTCAGGCCTCGAACGTTGTGGTTACAGGTATTCTTTTTGTCTGTTCATGTGATGCACTTGCGCtgattgatccgggatctactcacTCCTATGTGTCCTCGTACTTTGCTTTGAGGTTTAGTAGACAGCCTGAGCTATTGAATGACCCTTTTCTAGTTGCTACTCCTGTTGGAGAGTCTCTATTAGCTGAATATGTGTATCGTGCTTGTCAGATTCGGGTTGAGGGTAGAGATACTCTAGCTGATCTTATTGTACTTAATATATTGACTTTGACATGCTGA